In Candidatus Vicinibacter proximus, the following are encoded in one genomic region:
- the pnp gene encoding polyribonucleotide nucleotidyltransferase — protein sequence MGLQIPFSTSFNLPDGRVVTLETGKLGTQADGSAVVRCGDTILFASVVSAKEPRENQPFFPLSVDYQEKFAAAGRIPGNFFRRETKLNDYEILISRLVDRPIRPLFPDGYMNETQIIITLLSGEKDTLPDVFAALAASTALVCSNINWDGPISSVRVAKINGEFVINPAKSALVDAELDIIVAATEKNLMMVEGEANECAEHDMIEAIKIGHEAIKLQCKAQLELAAQLGAKVSVKRELTPKAEDPELKAAMEAALTDSINKVASSSLDKSSRKEAFDKIFKDYKEALLAEKGEEYMTEKKLFVEYYFDKIKKSLVRKMVLESGKRLDGRTSTQVRPIWSEIDCLPAPHGASIFNRGETQSLTTVTLGTKDDEMMVDTALELYDEKFFLHYNFPPFSVGEAKPMRGPGRREVGHANLAGRSLRKVMPKDFPYTVRIVSDILESNGSSSMATVCAGSLALMDAGVPIKAAASGIAMGMIAEDGKFAILSDILGDEDALGDMDFKITGTRKGICGTQMDMKIDGLSYELLEQALLQAKEGRIHILDKMDETISAPKSDFKPHAPRIVEMIIEKSFIGPVIGPGGKIIQEMQAKTGTKINIEEVGDKGVINIASNNKEAIEAAVAMIRAITFVPQVGDVFDAKVVTIMPFGAFVDFYGKSGLVHISEITHARLEKVEDALKVGDAIKVKLIGTDPKTGKLRLSRKVLYNKDGSLIEAAN from the coding sequence ATGGGATTACAAATTCCTTTTTCTACGTCCTTTAATTTACCTGATGGAAGGGTAGTTACTCTTGAGACGGGAAAACTAGGGACTCAGGCTGATGGTTCAGCTGTGGTACGTTGCGGAGATACAATACTTTTTGCAAGTGTAGTTTCTGCTAAAGAACCTAGAGAAAATCAACCATTTTTCCCACTTTCTGTGGATTACCAGGAGAAATTTGCCGCAGCCGGCCGAATTCCAGGTAACTTTTTTCGCAGGGAAACAAAATTAAATGACTACGAAATCCTCATTTCGAGATTGGTAGATCGTCCTATCCGTCCTTTGTTTCCCGATGGATACATGAATGAAACTCAAATTATCATTACTCTGCTTTCCGGAGAAAAGGACACTTTGCCGGATGTGTTTGCAGCGCTAGCAGCTTCTACTGCACTCGTTTGTTCAAATATTAACTGGGACGGGCCGATCTCCTCTGTAAGAGTGGCAAAGATTAACGGGGAATTTGTAATTAACCCGGCAAAAAGTGCACTTGTGGACGCTGAGTTGGACATTATCGTTGCCGCCACAGAGAAAAACCTGATGATGGTGGAGGGAGAAGCTAATGAATGTGCCGAACATGATATGATAGAGGCTATAAAGATTGGCCACGAAGCAATTAAATTACAATGCAAGGCACAGTTAGAATTGGCAGCCCAGCTGGGCGCAAAGGTTTCGGTTAAACGAGAACTCACACCAAAAGCAGAAGATCCTGAATTGAAAGCAGCTATGGAAGCAGCGCTTACTGATTCAATAAATAAAGTTGCCTCTTCATCATTGGATAAGTCCAGTCGAAAAGAAGCTTTCGATAAAATTTTTAAGGATTACAAAGAAGCTCTTTTAGCTGAAAAAGGAGAAGAGTACATGACCGAAAAAAAATTATTTGTAGAGTACTATTTTGACAAGATTAAGAAAAGTCTGGTCCGTAAAATGGTGTTAGAGAGTGGGAAACGATTAGACGGCAGAACAAGTACCCAAGTAAGACCTATTTGGTCAGAAATCGATTGTTTGCCTGCTCCTCATGGAGCCTCAATATTTAACAGGGGAGAGACACAATCTTTAACTACCGTTACTCTTGGTACCAAGGATGATGAAATGATGGTAGACACTGCTTTAGAACTTTATGATGAAAAATTCTTCCTTCATTATAATTTTCCACCTTTTTCTGTAGGTGAAGCAAAACCAATGCGAGGTCCTGGTAGACGGGAGGTTGGACATGCAAACCTCGCAGGACGCTCTTTACGCAAAGTGATGCCTAAAGATTTTCCTTATACTGTAAGAATAGTCTCTGATATTTTGGAGTCCAATGGATCATCTTCCATGGCAACTGTATGTGCAGGCTCACTTGCTTTAATGGATGCAGGAGTTCCTATCAAGGCAGCAGCCTCAGGAATTGCAATGGGCATGATTGCGGAAGATGGAAAATTTGCCATCTTATCAGATATTCTCGGCGATGAAGACGCTTTGGGGGATATGGATTTTAAAATAACTGGTACCCGCAAAGGCATATGTGGTACCCAGATGGATATGAAAATTGACGGGCTGTCCTATGAATTGTTGGAGCAAGCATTGCTACAGGCCAAAGAGGGCAGAATTCATATTTTGGATAAAATGGATGAGACCATTTCAGCACCGAAATCTGATTTCAAACCTCACGCTCCTCGAATTGTAGAAATGATCATAGAGAAGAGTTTTATAGGACCGGTTATTGGACCTGGAGGAAAAATCATTCAGGAAATGCAAGCCAAAACTGGCACTAAGATCAATATCGAAGAGGTGGGAGACAAGGGGGTTATAAATATTGCCAGCAATAATAAAGAAGCGATCGAAGCTGCAGTAGCCATGATCAGGGCAATAACTTTCGTGCCTCAGGTAGGGGATGTTTTTGATGCAAAAGTGGTAACCATAATGCCTTTTGGTGCATTTGTTGACTTTTATGGTAAAAGCGGATTAGTGCACATCAGTGAAATTACGCATGCCAGATTGGAAAAAGTGGAAGATGCACTTAAAGTTGGAGATGCCATCAAAGTTAAGTTGATTGGGACTGATCCTAAAACTGGAAAATTGCGCTTATCCCGAAAGGTTTTGTACAATAAAGATGGAAGCCTAATTGAAGCTGCCAATTAA
- the rpsO gene encoding 30S ribosomal protein S15, protein MSAYLTKEKTEEIFNQYGGSATNTGSSEGQIALFTFRIQALSDHLRTNRKDFSCKRTLLNLVSKRKKLLNYLHSNDLERYRKILDQLGLRK, encoded by the coding sequence ATGAGTGCTTATTTAACTAAAGAAAAAACAGAGGAAATTTTTAATCAGTATGGTGGTTCAGCCACTAATACCGGTTCAAGTGAAGGCCAGATTGCCTTGTTTACTTTCAGAATTCAGGCTTTGTCGGACCACCTCAGGACTAACAGAAAGGACTTTTCCTGCAAAAGAACCTTGTTAAACCTGGTAAGTAAAAGAAAAAAACTCCTCAACTATCTTCACAGCAACGATCTGGAGAGATACAGAAAGATCCTCGACCAATTAGGCCTAAGAAAATAA
- the mazG gene encoding nucleoside triphosphate pyrophosphohydrolase, with the protein MDRETLSQAFLGLVKIMDELREGCPWDKKQTIQSLRSLTIEETYELADEIIKVDFNGIKEELGDVLLHIIFYARIGSEGNHFNLQDVIEGVSAKLIHRHPHIYGDTKVENEEEVKKNWEKLKQQEKKTGLLAGVPRSLPAMIKALRLQEKTAQVGFEWDNIGQVKAKVEEEMIELQTNIQNNCTQGEIEDEYGDLLFALINYARFLKIDPETALEKTNRKFIRRFEYIERIAQKPLSDMSLDEMDLLWEEAKGME; encoded by the coding sequence ATGGATAGAGAAACACTTTCACAAGCATTTCTTGGACTAGTCAAGATAATGGATGAATTAAGAGAAGGATGTCCCTGGGATAAGAAACAAACCATTCAAAGTCTAAGAAGTCTCACCATTGAAGAAACTTATGAGTTGGCAGATGAGATTATCAAAGTGGATTTTAACGGAATTAAGGAAGAGTTGGGAGATGTATTGTTACACATCATTTTTTATGCACGAATAGGTTCTGAAGGAAATCATTTTAACCTCCAGGATGTGATTGAGGGAGTTTCTGCTAAATTGATACACAGACATCCCCATATATATGGTGATACTAAAGTGGAAAATGAGGAGGAGGTCAAGAAAAATTGGGAAAAATTAAAACAACAAGAAAAAAAAACAGGTCTTTTAGCTGGCGTGCCCAGGTCTCTCCCTGCTATGATCAAAGCACTAAGACTTCAGGAAAAAACAGCTCAGGTAGGTTTTGAATGGGATAATATAGGTCAGGTTAAAGCTAAGGTGGAAGAAGAAATGATTGAGTTGCAGACGAATATTCAAAATAATTGCACTCAGGGAGAAATTGAGGATGAATATGGTGATCTGCTTTTTGCTCTAATCAATTATGCACGGTTTCTTAAAATTGACCCTGAAACTGCACTTGAAAAAACCAATCGTAAATTTATTCGACGGTTTGAGTATATTGAACGTATTGCTCAAAAGCCACTTTCAGATATGAGTTTAGACGAGATGGATCTATTGTGGGAGGAGGCGAAAGGCATGGAATAA
- the ribA gene encoding GTP cyclohydrolase II has protein sequence MTDVKDAFLPTESGAFRVYSYAFDDPNNPHIALVTNDGLDNTLPVWLRIHSECLTGDVFGSLRCDCGFQLRKSLDLIQRFGGMLIYLRQEGRGIGLHNKIGAYALQDEGYDTIEANHKLGFDSDLRNYDPAVKILKEWKINRVRLISNNPLKKTYLESNGIEISELFPMIKPLDNYNEAYLRTKREKMGHHLPQE, from the coding sequence ATGACAGATGTAAAAGATGCTTTTTTACCTACCGAAAGTGGAGCTTTTAGGGTTTATAGCTATGCTTTTGATGACCCCAACAACCCACATATCGCACTAGTCACTAATGATGGTTTGGATAATACTTTGCCAGTCTGGTTGCGTATTCACTCTGAATGTCTTACCGGAGACGTGTTTGGCTCCCTAAGGTGTGATTGTGGTTTTCAACTTCGCAAAAGTCTTGATCTCATTCAGCGATTTGGGGGAATGTTGATTTACTTAAGACAAGAAGGAAGAGGAATAGGGCTGCACAATAAGATTGGTGCTTATGCCTTGCAGGATGAAGGATATGATACCATTGAAGCCAATCACAAATTAGGTTTTGATTCTGATTTAAGAAATTATGATCCGGCAGTTAAAATTCTTAAAGAATGGAAGATTAACCGTGTGAGGTTAATATCCAATAATCCGTTAAAAAAAACGTACCTGGAGTCAAATGGGATTGAGATTAGCGAGTTATTTCCAATGATCAAACCTCTGGATAATTATAATGAAGCTTACTTAAGGACGAAACGAGAGAAAATGGGACATCATTTACCACAGGAATAA
- a CDS encoding M1 family metallopeptidase yields the protein MLRLRFLSIFPFLMLVSLNYGQPDRWQLGVNYLMNVRLNDKIHLISGNQVLTVYNSSPDTLDKLYYHLYLNAFQPGSDMDVRSRTIVDPDKRIGSRIASLNPEEVGFQKINKITKDGKALNYHIEGTIMEVKLMESILPLDSAKIEIEFEAQVPVQIRRTGRNNKEGVDYSMAQWYPKLCNYDQHGWHTPPYIAREFYGPWGDFRVNIELDKKFCVASTGYLLNSMDCNWPNDSLFQNGKTRIWQFFAPKVHDFVWAADPDYIHDIYVRKDGKKLHFYYLKNNPYVQSWKELPPIMDVALDYAQKHFGEYPYQSYSFIQGGDGGMEYPLATLITGNRPLHSLVGVCLHEWMHSWYQMLLASNESLYPWMDEGFTSYAEYLTSNYIKSKGLLPGFNPEEHAFQETLKSYIDFVNSGKEEALSTHADHYSTNVAYGMASYTKGALCLLQLRYIMGEQTFDNSLLSYYYQWRFKHPDADDFFRVMEKASGLELDWFKEYWIFTTKTIDYAIERLESEGKNSKIVLARKSLLPMPIDLEIKLKNGKSIFYTIPLDLMRGHKEIFDSNWKVGRPWHWVNPFYELILDVPKDKIKTVVLDPFHQLADINPENQIYSTEPE from the coding sequence ATGTTGAGGCTTAGATTTTTATCGATTTTTCCCTTCTTAATGTTGGTGAGCTTGAATTATGGTCAACCGGACCGATGGCAGTTGGGGGTGAACTATTTAATGAATGTAAGGCTTAATGATAAAATTCATTTGATTTCAGGAAATCAAGTGTTGACCGTTTACAATTCGAGTCCAGATACATTGGATAAACTGTATTATCATCTTTATCTCAATGCATTTCAACCTGGCAGTGATATGGATGTTCGTTCACGCACGATTGTGGACCCTGACAAACGAATCGGAAGTAGAATTGCCTCGCTCAATCCTGAAGAGGTGGGGTTTCAAAAGATAAATAAGATCACAAAGGACGGGAAAGCTCTTAATTACCATATCGAAGGAACCATCATGGAGGTAAAATTGATGGAATCAATTTTACCTCTAGATTCTGCAAAAATCGAAATTGAATTTGAAGCTCAAGTGCCTGTCCAAATAAGGAGGACAGGGCGTAACAACAAAGAGGGCGTTGATTATTCGATGGCGCAATGGTACCCTAAATTATGTAATTATGACCAACATGGGTGGCACACCCCACCATACATTGCCAGAGAATTTTATGGGCCTTGGGGTGATTTTAGAGTGAATATAGAATTGGATAAAAAATTTTGTGTCGCTTCAACTGGTTATCTTCTAAATTCAATGGATTGTAATTGGCCAAATGATTCTTTGTTTCAGAATGGAAAGACTCGAATTTGGCAATTTTTTGCACCTAAGGTGCACGATTTTGTTTGGGCTGCAGATCCGGATTATATCCACGATATTTATGTGCGCAAGGATGGTAAAAAATTACATTTTTATTATCTAAAAAACAATCCTTATGTACAATCCTGGAAGGAATTGCCTCCAATAATGGATGTGGCACTTGATTATGCGCAAAAACATTTTGGAGAATATCCTTACCAGTCTTATTCATTTATTCAAGGGGGTGATGGGGGTATGGAATACCCTCTGGCAACACTGATTACTGGAAATCGACCATTGCATAGTTTGGTAGGCGTATGCCTCCATGAATGGATGCATAGTTGGTATCAAATGCTTCTAGCTTCAAACGAAAGCCTCTATCCATGGATGGATGAGGGATTTACCTCTTATGCTGAGTATCTTACTTCAAATTATATTAAGTCTAAAGGATTGTTACCTGGTTTTAATCCTGAAGAGCATGCCTTTCAAGAAACGCTTAAATCATATATTGATTTTGTGAATTCTGGAAAAGAAGAGGCTTTGTCCACACATGCAGATCATTATTCTACAAATGTTGCCTATGGGATGGCGTCTTATACAAAAGGAGCACTGTGTTTATTGCAGTTACGATATATTATGGGCGAACAAACTTTCGATAATTCTTTGCTTTCTTACTATTATCAGTGGAGGTTTAAACATCCAGATGCGGATGATTTTTTTCGTGTTATGGAGAAAGCATCTGGCCTGGAATTGGATTGGTTTAAAGAATATTGGATTTTCACTACAAAGACCATAGATTACGCTATTGAAAGGCTTGAAAGTGAGGGTAAAAATTCAAAAATTGTATTGGCCCGAAAAAGTCTTTTACCTATGCCAATCGACCTGGAAATTAAGCTCAAAAACGGGAAAAGTATATTTTATACCATTCCATTGGATTTGATGCGAGGACATAAAGAGATTTTTGACAGTAATTGGAAGGTTGGAAGGCCTTGGCATTGGGTAAATCCGTTTTATGAATTAATTTTAGATGTGCCAAAAGACAAAATTAAAACGGTTGTTTTGGATCCCTTTCATCAGTTGGCAGACATTAACCCTGAAAATCAAATTTATTCAACTGAGCCTGAATAA